A window of the Hevea brasiliensis isolate MT/VB/25A 57/8 chromosome 6, ASM3005281v1, whole genome shotgun sequence genome harbors these coding sequences:
- the LOC110642330 gene encoding protein CNGC15b: protein MGYGNSRSVRFKDDLELAKLPTVNGDGVVKLAYNIDGTQISESSSKKSEKEVPGKTGRSLKAKVLSRVFSEDYERVKKKILDPRGPTVHRWTKIFLVACLVSLFVDPLFFHLPIVSKEACIHIGIPLEIALTIIRTIADIFYVIQIFIRFRTAYVAPSSRVFGRGELVIDSKKIAIRYLKQQFLIDLVAVLPLPQVLIWFVIPHLGGSTMANTKNVLRFIIIFQYLPRLFLIFPLSSRIIKANGVVTETAWAGAAYNLMLYMLASHVLGACWYLLSIERQEACWRSVCNLEKPSCQYEYFDCRQMHDPFRESWFKTSNVTNLCNPDIDYYQFGIFGDALTYGVTISTFFDKYFYCLWWGLKNLSSLGQNLSTSTYVGEISFAIIVAILGLVLFALLIGNMQRYLQSTTVRLEEWRIKRTDTEQWMHHRQLPPELKQSVRKYDQYEWVATRGVDEEALLKGLPMDLRRDIKRHLCLDLVRRVPLFDQMDERMLDAICERLKPALSTEGTFLVREGDLVNEMLFIIRGNLDSYTTNGGRTGFFNSCRIGPGDFCGEELLTWALDPRPCIILPSSTRTVKAISEVEAFALRAEDLKFVASQFRRLHSKQLRQKFRFYSHQWRAWAACFIQAAWRRYKKRKEAAELRARENPTAANPEPTSAGTGLAMRAARLAASTRRGVIKYSGSDKSVVSSLQKPAEPDFSVDED, encoded by the exons ATGGGGTATGGTAATTCAAGAAGTGTAAG gTTTAAAGATGATCTTGAATTAGCCAAGCTCCCAACAGTCAATGGAGATGGTGTAGTTAAGCTTGCATACAACATTGATGGAACACAAATATCAGAGTCTAGTTCTAAGAAATCTGAAAAGGAGGTGCCTGGGAAGACTGGAAGATCATTGAAAGCTAAAGTATTGTCTAGAGTTTTCTCTGAGGACTATGAGAGAGTGAAGAAGAAGATATTGGACCCTCGAGGACCAACAGTTCACAGATGGACTAAGATTTTTTTAGTAGCTTGCTTAGTTTCACTCTTTGTAGACCCTCTATTCTTTCACTTGCCAATAGTCTCAAAAGAAGCTTGCATACATATCGGAATACCCCTTGAAATTGCCCTTACAATTATTAGAACTATAGCTGATATCTTTTATGTGATTCAGATTTTCATTCGTTTTCGAACTGCTTATGTTGCGCCTTCCTCCCGTGTTTTTGGGAGAGGGGAGCTTGTCATAGATTCTAAAAAAATTGCAATAAGGTACCTAAAACAGCAGTTCTTGATTGATCTTGTTGCTGTCCTGCCTCTCCCCCAG GTGTTGATTTGGTTTGTTATCCCCCATCTTGGTGGCTCAACAATGGCAAATACTAAAAATGTCCTTAGGTTCATCATCATTTTTCAGTACCTCCCAAGACTTTTTCTTATCTTTCCACTTTCATCAAGAATTATTAAGGCCAATGGTGTTGTGACTGAAACAGCATGGGCAGGAGCTGCTTATAACCTAATGCTATACATGCTGGCAAGCCAT GTTTTAGGAGCTTGCTGGTATCTTCTATCAATTGAGAGGCAAGAAGCATGCTGGAGAAGTGTTTGTAATCTAGAGAAGCCTTCTTGCCAATATGAATATTTTGATTGCCGCCAGATGCATGACCCTTTTAGGGAATCCTGGTTCAAAACAAGCAATGTGACAAATCTTTGTAATCCAGATATTGATTACTATCAATTCGGTATATTTGGTGATGCTTTGACATATGGCGTTACTATTTCAACATTCTTCGACAAATATTTCTACTGTCTTTGGTGGGGCTTAAAGAACCTGAG TTCATTGGGACAAAATCTTTCGACAAGTACTTACGTAGGTGAAATAAGTTTTGCCATCATAGTTGCAATACTTGGTCTCGTTCTGTTCGCGTTGCTCATCGGGAACATGCAA AGATACTTGCAATCAACAACTGTTCGTTTAGAAGAGTGGAGAATAAAGAGAACTGATACAGAACAATGGATGCATCACAGGCAGCTGCCACCAGAGCTAAAACAGTCCGTTCGGAAATATGATCAGTACGAGTGGGTGGCCACCAGAGGAGTTGATGAAGAAGCTCTTCTCAAAGGTCTTCCTATGGATCTCCGAAGAGACATCAAACGCCACCTTTGTCTTGATTTAGTTCGACGA GTtccattatttgatcaaatggatgAAAGGATGCTGGATGCTATATGTGAGAGGCTGAAACCTGCGTTGTCTACTGAAGGCACATTTCTTGTCCGTGAAGGTGACCTTGTCAATGAGATGCTTTTCATAATCCGTGGTAATCTTGATTCTTACACCACCAATGGTGGTCGTACTGGATTTTTCAATTCTTGCCGTATTGGTCCTGGTGATTTTTGTGGTGAGGAATTGCTGACATGGGCTTTAGATCCAAGGCCATGTATCATCCTTCCATCATCTACTCGCACTGTCAAGGCCATTTCAGAAGTTGAGGCATTTGCACTGAGAGCAGAAGACTTGAAGTTCGTAGCATCACAATTTAGAAGACTACACAGCAAGCAACTGAGACAGAAATTCAGGTTCTACTCTCATCAATGGAGAGCATGGGCTGCATGTTTCATACAAGCAGCATGGCGCCGGTATAAGAAACGAAAGGAAGCAGCTGAACTCAGAGCTAGAGAAAACCCCACAGCAGCTAATCCTGAACCTACTTCAGCAGGCACAGGCTTAGCTATGCGTGCTGCAAGGCTAGCAGCAAGCACTAGAAGGGGTGTAATTAAGTATTCTGGGTCAGATAAAAGCGTTGTGAGCTCACTGCAGAAGCCAGCAGAACCAGACTTTTCGGTAGATGAGGACTGA